CTTGCGCAGGTTGGCCCCCTCCGGCACTTCAACCTGCTTCTTCTCATTGACGAAATTGACGATCGGCATGGAGTATCCCCGGACGCGGCTTGACGTGGCGATAAAAGACCGATTTTACCCGCTGAGCCAGCGTCGGGGAAGCGGCACCGCAGATCCTCAAGACTTGTACGCCTGTCGCCACCGCTATAACCTGGAACCTGCACTTTCATCACCAACCACTCTCGGAGACCAAAGCATGAACGCCCAAGCCGCTTTCCGCCATGCTCTCGCCGACGCGGATATGATCACGACATCGTATCTGAACGATCTCAACGACGCCGACCTACTCGTGCGGGCCGTGCCGGGCATCAACCACATTGCCTGGCAGCTTGGCCACCTGATTGCGTCCGAAAACGGTATGGTCGGCGAGACCTGCCCCGGTTCGATGCCCGACTTGCCGCAGGGCTTCAAAGAGAACTATACCAACGACACGGCCGGCAGCGACGATCCGCACGCGTTCTTGAGCAAGGACGAATACCTGCGGCTCTATCGCCAGCAGCGCGAGGCGACGCTCAAGGCGCTGGAGGGTTTGAGCGACGCCGACTTCGATCGGCCGGCGCCCGAGCGTTACCGGAATTTTATCGAGACGGTGGGCGGTGTCTTTAGCATGCAGGCCACGCATTGGCTGATGCACGCCGGGCAATGGGCCGTGCTCCGCCGCAAGCTCGGCCGCAAACCGCTGTTTTAATCAATCATCCGCTGGCGGTCGTTGAGACCAACTGAATGCACATGAATCGCTTCGCCCTCCTGTTTGCCACGGCCACCGAATTATTCGGCTTCGCACCGTTGGCCATGGCCCAACAAGCGGCGCCGGCCCCCAAGCCGGGTG
Above is a genomic segment from Pirellulales bacterium containing:
- a CDS encoding DinB family protein, which translates into the protein MNAQAAFRHALADADMITTSYLNDLNDADLLVRAVPGINHIAWQLGHLIASENGMVGETCPGSMPDLPQGFKENYTNDTAGSDDPHAFLSKDEYLRLYRQQREATLKALEGLSDADFDRPAPERYRNFIETVGGVFSMQATHWLMHAGQWAVLRRKLGRKPLF